GTGAAGGCTGGGATGCGGTTGTGGTAGTCGCCACAAGTTTGGCTGATATTAAACAAGATGAAGTCAGTTTACTTGCCGTCCATGCAAGCCAAATCGATATGCGCGTAGGTAAAAGTGCCACACTTCTTTTTGCGCCAGGGTTGGCAGGCGGTCGATTAATCATCTCTCCAGTGGTTGATACGGGCAATGAGTATAACGATGTCAGGATTTTTGCCACAGCGGCTCGAGAGGGTATTGCCATTGCTAAAGCCGCAGGTGCCACTAAACCTTTATTAGTTGTGCCAAGTGTAAGTGATAAACGTTTTGTTAATGCTGAACAAGTTGCCGCTCTGGCGTGTGGCCAAGAGCTTTGGCAACCATTAGAAGCGCGAGAAGCAAAGTCTTTGCAACCGAGTTTAACAGCGATTGGATTATTGAATACTTCCACTCATAGTTTATTACTTAATGCAGCAGAATCTGGACGAGTATTAGCGCGCGATCTTTGTGGCACAGAACCTGAGCGTATGTCGGCTATTGGTTTTGCACAATACTGTGTTGATGCTTTTGCTGGTAGCGATTTGGCTGTATCTGTGGTTGATGAAGCCGAGCAGCTAAAAACGCAATATCCATTGCTCAGCGCAGTGGGTAGAAGCTCTTTTGATGTTGCGCGTCATCATCCACGAGTGGTAAAGCTTGAATATGTTGGTGAAGGACCCATTACAAAAACCTTATTCTTTGCTGGTAAAGGTGTGGTTTACGATACCGGTGGCGCTGATATTAAAGTTGCAGGCTCAATGGCGGGTATGAGCCGTGATAAAGGTGGTGCCGCAACTGTTGCTGGTTTAATGAAGGCATTATCAATCCTTAAACCTAAAGGCATTAAAGTAGTCGCAGAACTTGGGCTGGTGAGAAACAGTATCGGCAGTGATGCATTTGTTACTGACGAAATCATTACCAGCCATGCAGGCGTGCGAGTGCGTATTGGTAATACTGATGCAGAAGGTCGCTTAGTGTTGGTTGACTTATTATCACATTTGCGTTTACAGGCTCAAACAGCGGTGAATCCACAATTATTTTCGGTGGCGACGTTAACTGGTCATGTTGTACGAGCCTATGGTGGTTATCCTGCATTAATTGAAAATAGCGCGGCTAAAAATCAAGGTATTGCTGCAACACTTGCTGAAGTGGGTCAGTTATGGGGGGAGCCATTCGAGGTTTCACGATTACGTCCGGAAGACTTTGATAAAGTTGCCGATAAAAACGCCGCTGCAGATGTCGTGTCATCGAATAATGGCCCTTCTTCAATTACGGCTCGTGGGCATCAATATCCTGCAGCTTTCTTGATAAAAGCCTCTGGATTGACAGAAACAGAACTGGCATTTACCCATATCGATATTGCAGGCAGTGCTGTTGAGGGCGATCCTCTGTATGGAAAGCCAACCGCAAGCCCTTTGGTTGCTTTATTACAGTTTTCTAAATAGACGATCTGCGGGTGTTAAGTTACTGTTTTGTATTGGTTTGATTTTATTTTTACATATTGGCAACAATAGTTATACATAGTTTTAATACGGAATTATTGTAATTAAATCACTTTTAATGAAGTTTTTGTGAATTAAAGCAAATAATACTTGTAATTAAATTACAGTTTTGTATAATTCATTTCGTCGACAAGCAATGTGTTTGTTGACTCTAGTTAATCCAGGATGGATATAACCTCCAAGGATCTGAGTGACAAGTTGTCTCAATGGATTTGAGAAATGTACGTTCCAGGGAACCGAGCCAAGCTTTACTAGGTTTATACAACTTTACTTTAATCAGGAGCACGACTATGTCTTATACAGGTAACAGCAAATTTTATTGGCAGAACACTTGGTTTGCCGACGTAACAGTTTTACGTGGCGGTATATTTGCCATGAAACGTTAAGAATTGACCCTCTTTACGTAGTTTTAATATCCATCAACCTTTTGTTCGTCTCGTTTGACGGTTTTAGACTGGGCGGTAAATTATTTAATTTATCGCCACACCATGTTAAGTGGTGCTAGCTTTCCTTTCCCCATATGGGATGCTTGTAACATGTCTGCCTACTCTATTGAGTAGGCTTTTTTTTTGTCTTAAATTCAGCTCGCTTTAGTTAGAACCATGCTAATTGTTTAGTGCGTTATATAAAAAACTGAAATCTTTCAACAAAAAGGCTATTAATAGCTATCAAGGTCGTAAGTACTTATAATTCCCCGCACAAGTACATCTGCCCTCAATAAAGATGCCGGCTTAGCATGGTAAGCATGCCTTATCCTCATCTGTAACGATTAAGATAATTAAAACGATTAACTCAACGTTAACCTTTGCCCAAGGATCTCCGTTCCATGTTAGAAAAATTATTTAAACTTAAACAAAACAACACAAATCTTAAGCAAGAAGCGATAGCCGGTCTGACTACTTTCTTAACCATGGCCTACATCATTTTTGTTAACCCTATGATGCTTGCTGATGCCGGAATGGATCATGGCGCAGTATTTGTTGCTACCTGTTTAGCGGCTGCAATAGGATGTTTGGTCATGGGCTTATTGGCTAATTACCCTATCGCATTAGCTCCAGGTATGGGGCTAAACGCCTTTTTTACCTACACGGTAGTAGGGGAAATGGGCTATAGCTGGGAAACTGCACTTGGCGCGGTATTTATGTCTGGAGTGTGCTTCTTAATTTTGTCGTTAGTGAGGATCCGTGAGTGGATTGTTAACAGTATTCCTATGTCGTTGCGTTTCGGTATTGCTGCAGGTATTGGTTTGTTTTTAGCGTTAATCGGCTTAAAAAATGCCGGCATTGTAGTGGCTAGTCCTGCAACATTAGTCACCATGGGTGACATTACTTCGTTCCCGGCCCTAATGGCGGCGTTAGGTTTTTTCTTAATTATTGCCATGATTCATCGTGGATTAAAGGCTGCGGTTATTTTCAGCATTTTAATCGTAACTGTTTTAGGTCTATTATTTGGCGATGTGCAATATAATGGTTTAGTGGCATTGCCTCCTTCAATTGCACCCACATTCATGAAAATGGATATATCAAGCGTGCTTGAAGTGAGCATGTTATCAGTGATTTTTGCTTTCTTATTTGTCGATTTATTTGATACCTCCGGCACTTTGGTTGCCGTTGCTCAGCGTGGTGGGCTACTGGATGACAAAGGTCGCTTGCCACGAGTAAAACGTGCGCTAACTGCTGATAGTGTCGCCACCATTACGGGTGCCGCATTGGGTACATCAACGACTACCAGTTATATTGAAAGTATTGCAGGGGTAAGCGCTGGCGGTCGAACCGGTTTAACCGCTGTGGTGGTTGGGCTACTGTTTTTAGCCTCGTTGTTTTTTTCACCATTAGCCGCTATGGTGCCAGCTTATGCGACAACCGGAACCTTGTTCTATGTAGCCATTTTAATGATGTCCGGTTTGGTGAATGTTGATTGGGAAGATATCACCGAAGCCGCTCCGGTGGTTGTGACGTGTTTATTAATGCCGTTAACCTTTTCTATTGCCAATGCTATTGGTCTTGGGTTTATTTCTTATGCGGCAATCAAATTGATGACAGGGCGTTTTAAAGATTTAAATTCTGGTATTTTAGTTGTCGCGGCATTGTTTATTGCCAAATTTATTTACAGTTAATTCGTTGCCCATGAGCATGGGTAAAAGGTAATAATTGGTTTCGACTAATATAAAAAGGGCTGTTAGCCCTTTTTTTATTGTTTGTAATTTAATGTCAGCCTAAGAGGCTAGGTAAATAAACTGACATTATTATCTAGTGCTGAAGTTAATCGGCATAAATCTTTCACTATTAGCGGCTTTCGCTATGAATTAGCGAGTGAATTGGGTATAAAAATAAACTGAATCTTTTTTGTAAGCTGAGTGAGACAAATGGGTTATCGCCGCGTAGTAGTTAAGTTAGGCACCAGTGTGCTGACATCTGGCAGTAAGAAGCTTGATAAAGCACATATGGTTGAATTAGCCAGGCAAATGGCCTCGCTTATGCGTTCTGGTGTAGACGTTGTGTTGTGTACATCAGGTGCGATCGCTGCTGGGCGGGAACATCTGCAATACCCGGTGCTGCCGGATAATATGGCCAATAAACAGTTGCTTGCGGCCGTTGGGCAAAGTCAGTTAATTTTGGCTTGGTCACAACTGTTCAGTATTTACGGATTACATGTTGGCCAGTTATTGTTAACTCGTGCAGATTTACAAGATCGTGAACGTTACTTAAATGCCCGTGACACCTTAAATGCATTATTAGCTCATAATATTATCCCTATCATTAATGAAAATGATGCCGTCGCCACCAATGAAATTAAAGTGGGTGATAATGATAATTTGTCAGCCCGTGCGGCATTACTGTGTGATGCTGACTTACTCATTTTACTCACCGACCAAAAAGGCTTATTTGACGCCGACCCACGAACACATCCTGATGCGCAGTTGATTAAACAAGTTGTCAATATTGACGACAGTTTACGTTTGTTGGCCGGCGGTTCGGTATCGGGCCTAGGTACTGGCGGAATGGCCACTAAATTAGAAGCTGCTGATGTGGCACGTCGTGCGGGCATTGAAGTGGTTATTGCTTCCGGTCATCATCCCGATGTGATTGCCAAAGTGGCAGCGAGGGAGTCTGTGGGTACTCATTTTAGCGCAATCGAAAATCCATTAGAAAGTCGCAAGCAGTGGATCCTTGCAGGTCCAGCTTCACAAGGTAAATTAGTTGTAGATGCTGGAGCATCTGTTGCCGTTGTTGCTAATGGTCGCAGTTTATTATCAAAAGGTATTGTTGATGTAGAAGGTCATTTTGAACGTGGTGCGACTTTACTCATTGTTAATCAAACCGGTAAAATTCTGGCTAAAGGTATTAGCCGCTATTGCGCGAATGATTTAATCAAAATTAGCGGTAAACACTCTGATGACATAGAAAGTCTACTGGGCTACAACTACGGCGATGCCGTGGTTCACCGTAATGATATGGTCGTACTTGATAATTAAGGATATGCAGATGTCTGCCACAGAAACAGAATATTTAACCCAGTTAGGCCAACGTGCTAAGGCTGCGAGTTTTATTTTAGCGAGTTTAACCGCTAAACAAAAATCGCGATTATTAACGACTATTGCCAAGCGTTTAGCACTGCACAAAGATGATATTTTACAAGCTAATGCACAAGATGTTGCTGCGGCTAAACAAAATGGCTTAACAGATGCAATGATCGATAGGTTGATGCTCGATGAGGGGCGACTCGATGGTATTATTGCTGACATTGATAATGTTATTGCATTGGCAGACCCTGTCGGTAAAGAAGCTGAAAGTCGGATATTGGATAACGGCTTGCGCTTAACGCGTCGCAGTGTCCCATTAGGGGTGGTGGGGGTTATTTATGAGGCGCGTCCAAACGTAACTGTCGATATTGCAGTATTAGCCTTAAAGACCGGCAATGCGGTGATTTTGCGTGGCGGTAAAGAAACCTTAATCTCGAATAAAGTATTAAGTGAAGTTATCCGTGATGCACTGGTGAGTCTAGATTTACCTAAAGATGCCGTACAGTTAATTGATTCACCAGCGCGTAGCCTGGTTAGCGGCTTACTCAGACTCGACAAATATATTGATATGATTATTCCTCGCGGTGGGCAAAATCTGCAGCGATTGTGTGCTGAGCAATCAAGTATTCCGGTGATTTTAGGCGGTATTGGTATTTGCCATTTATTTGTTGATAAACAAGCTGATTTAACCCGTGCAATCGAGGTGATTGCCAATGCTAAAGTGCAGCGTCCAACCGTGTGTAATGCACTGGATACTCTACTGGTACATCAACACGTTGCCGCTGTGTTTATTCCTAATATAACCACTCATTTGCATTCGCTAGGTGTTCGGTTTCATGCTTGTGCGACCACATTGCCTTACCTTGATGGTTTAGGTTTTGATGCCACTCCCGCTAATGATGAGTCGTTCTCAACTGAGTGGTTATCGCTTACGTTAGGGATTAAAGTCGTTAATGATATTGATGAAGCCGTTGCACATATTCGCCAATATTCAACAGGGCATTCTGAAGCCATTTTAACCGATGATATTCATACGGCGAGTGACTTTATGAATAAAGTTGATTCTGCTGCTGTGTATGTCAATGCTAGTACTCGCTTTACTGATGGCTCACAGTTTGGCCTTGGCGCAGAAGTGGCGGTGAGTACCCAAAAATTACATGCCCGAGGTCCAATGGCGTTAGATGCGCTAACAACTTATAAGTGGCTAGCCTGGGGTGATTACACCTGTAGACAGTAACTCGTTTATGTTGTCATGTTCATCGCAAAAAGGGCGCTGGTAAGCGTCCTTTCTTATTGGTGATTAGGGAAGGTTATAATGGGCTTACAAATTATAAATAAGATGACTTGGGGTTGCAGGCGCCGTTAAACGTTCGTAGGAGGTTAACAGCCAAATCGCAAAAAAGGCACAGGTCATTAAAATAGCTACAATTCTAAATACTTGCGCATACTCCATTACATAGGTGAAGTATCGACGTTGTACTGCATTGGTCATAAATGTGGCGATAAGCGAAAATACACATAAATACATTGCTGGATATTGTGTGGCACTCTCACCATAAAGCTTTTCATAAGCGAGGATAATAGCCACAATTGTTAAGGTCACAATGCGTATTGTACGTTCCGTGTTATCGCTGAAATTCCATCTGGGCAGTCCCATTGCCTTATTCCCTCTACAATCATTTGATAATTGGCACTTTTTGTACATCCTTTATACATGTATAACGCTAGTTGTATTTTTTATCAAACGATTAGCATTATTTAATACTTCCCTATTAATATTCAACCTCCAGCACGTGACACTAATAATGGCATGTGAAACTGGCTAACATTACAACTAAATCAATATTGGTATCTGTTGATTTATTATGATGACGACTTAAGCCACCGCAGTAAGTTGTATTAAATGGGCTTTTACTTACTTTTTGGCGCCACAATAATATTAGTAATAATGGATAAATTTTTACTATTGCCCTTGTAATTCACTTTGCTGTCCCAATATAGGTATCAAGGCTGATATGAGTGGTTAATGTGAATATCAAGTTAAGCAACAAAATGCTTGAAATACTTGTTGTTCATCCCCATATCAACATCAAATAACATATTTGCGACGAATATCGTCAATTTCGGAGGACCCCATGGGCAAAATTATTGGTATCGATTTAGGCACAACAAACTCGTGTGTAGCAGTCCTTGATGGCGGCAAAGCACGCGTAATTGAAAACGCTGAGGGTGATCGTACAACCCCTTCAATCATCGCGTACACCGATGATGAAATTATTGTTGGCCAACCTGCTAAGCGTCAAGCTGTTACTAACCCAACAAACACATTCTTTGCTATTAAGCGTTTAATCGGTCGTCGTTTTAAAGATGACGAAGTTCAACGTGACGTGAACATCATGCCATTCAAAATTATCGGAGCTGATAATGGTGATGCATGGGTTGAATCACGTGGTAATAAAATGGCACCACCACAAGTTTCAGCTGAAATCTTGAAAAAGATGAAAAAGACTGCTGAAGACTTTTTAGGTGAAGAAGTCACCGAAGCGGTTATCACTGTTCCTGCTTACTTTAACGATTCACAACGTCAAGCAACTAAAGATGCTGGTCGTATCGCAGGTCTTGATGTTAAGCGTATTATTAACGAACCGACTGCTGCGGCACTTGCATACGGTATCGATAAGAAGCAAGGTGACAACATTGTTGCAGTATACGATTTAGGTGGTGGTACATTTGATATCTCTATCATTGAAATTGATAGCAACGATGGCGACCAAACATTTGAAGTACTAGCAACCAATGGTGATACTCACTTAGGTGGTGAAGACTTTGATAATCGTATGATTAACTATTTAGCTGATGAATTCAAAAAAGAGCAAGGCTTAGATCTTCGTAGAGATCCTTTAGCGATGCAACGTTTGAAAGAAGCGGCTGAAAAAGCAAAAATCGAGCTTTCAAGCACTAACCACACTGAAGTTAACTTGCCTTACATCACTGCTGATGCATCAGGTCCTAAGCATTTAGTGGTTAAAATCACTCGAGCTAAGTTAGAGTCATTGGTTGAAGACTTAATTCAACGCACTTTAGAGCCGTTAAAAGTTGCTCTAGCTGATGCCGATTTAAAAGTAACTGACATCAATGAAGTTATTCTTGTTGGTGGCCAGACTCGTATGCCTAAAGTGCAAGAAGCGGTAACTAACTTCTTCGGCAAAGAGCCTCGTAAAGACGTTAATCCTGATGAAGCGGTTGCGGTTGGCGCGGCGATTCAAGCTGGCGTACTTTCTGGTGAAGTCAAAGACGTGCTTCTACTTGACGTTACACCACTTTCTCTTGGTATTGAAACCATGGGCAGTGTGATGACTAAGCTTATCGAGAAGAACACCACTATCCCGACTAAAGCTCAACAAGTATTCTCAACAGCTGACGACAACCAAAGTGCCGTGACTATTCACGTACTTCAAGGTGAGCGTAAGCAAGCGAGTGCTAACAAATCATTAGGTCAATTTAATCTTGAAGGTATTGAGCCAGCACCACGCGGCCAGCCACAGGTTGAAGTGATGTTCGACATTGATGCTGATGGTATCTTACATGTGTCTGCAACAGACAAGAAAACAGGTAAGAAACAAAACATCACCATTAAAGCCTCTTCAGGTTTGTCTGATGAAGAAGTTGAACAAATGGTACGTGATGCAGAAGCTCACGCTGATGAAGATGCAAAATTTGAAGAGTTAGTTAAGGCGCGCAACCAAGCTGATGGCTTAGCTCATTCAACTAAAAAACAAGTTGAAGAAGCCGGTGATGCATTAGCCAGCGACGAAAAAGAAAAGATTGAAGCGGCAATCGCAACTTTAGAAACTGCCATAAAGGGCAAAGATAAAGAAGCGATGGATACAGCGACTCAAGCTCTTATCGAAGCGTCTGCTAAGTTAATGGAAATTGCTCAAGCTAAAGCTCAAGGCGATGCAGAAGGTCAAGCGCAAGATGCTGGCCAAGATAAACCTGCTGATGATGTTGTTGATGCTGAGTTCGAAGAAGTTAAAGACGACAAAAAGTAATTAACATTTTCAGTTAGTTAGCATTGAAACGGGCGTTGAGGCTATCCTCACACGCCCGTTTGTATAAATTAAGTTTAGCAATTTACTCACACCTTCGAGAAACAGAACACTATGTCAAAGCGTGATTATTACGAAGTTCTCGGTGTTGGACGTGACACCAGTGAACGC
This region of Shewanella livingstonensis genomic DNA includes:
- a CDS encoding glutamate-5-semialdehyde dehydrogenase — encoded protein: MSATETEYLTQLGQRAKAASFILASLTAKQKSRLLTTIAKRLALHKDDILQANAQDVAAAKQNGLTDAMIDRLMLDEGRLDGIIADIDNVIALADPVGKEAESRILDNGLRLTRRSVPLGVVGVIYEARPNVTVDIAVLALKTGNAVILRGGKETLISNKVLSEVIRDALVSLDLPKDAVQLIDSPARSLVSGLLRLDKYIDMIIPRGGQNLQRLCAEQSSIPVILGGIGICHLFVDKQADLTRAIEVIANAKVQRPTVCNALDTLLVHQHVAAVFIPNITTHLHSLGVRFHACATTLPYLDGLGFDATPANDESFSTEWLSLTLGIKVVNDIDEAVAHIRQYSTGHSEAILTDDIHTASDFMNKVDSAAVYVNASTRFTDGSQFGLGAEVAVSTQKLHARGPMALDALTTYKWLAWGDYTCRQ
- a CDS encoding NCS2 family permease; translated protein: MLEKLFKLKQNNTNLKQEAIAGLTTFLTMAYIIFVNPMMLADAGMDHGAVFVATCLAAAIGCLVMGLLANYPIALAPGMGLNAFFTYTVVGEMGYSWETALGAVFMSGVCFLILSLVRIREWIVNSIPMSLRFGIAAGIGLFLALIGLKNAGIVVASPATLVTMGDITSFPALMAALGFFLIIAMIHRGLKAAVIFSILIVTVLGLLFGDVQYNGLVALPPSIAPTFMKMDISSVLEVSMLSVIFAFLFVDLFDTSGTLVAVAQRGGLLDDKGRLPRVKRALTADSVATITGAALGTSTTTSYIESIAGVSAGGRTGLTAVVVGLLFLASLFFSPLAAMVPAYATTGTLFYVAILMMSGLVNVDWEDITEAAPVVVTCLLMPLTFSIANAIGLGFISYAAIKLMTGRFKDLNSGILVVAALFIAKFIYS
- a CDS encoding M17 family metallopeptidase, whose amino-acid sequence is MTQVNKAASVFQVPIIDVISDEAIFEGEGWDAVVVVATSLADIKQDEVSLLAVHASQIDMRVGKSATLLFAPGLAGGRLIISPVVDTGNEYNDVRIFATAAREGIAIAKAAGATKPLLVVPSVSDKRFVNAEQVAALACGQELWQPLEAREAKSLQPSLTAIGLLNTSTHSLLLNAAESGRVLARDLCGTEPERMSAIGFAQYCVDAFAGSDLAVSVVDEAEQLKTQYPLLSAVGRSSFDVARHHPRVVKLEYVGEGPITKTLFFAGKGVVYDTGGADIKVAGSMAGMSRDKGGAATVAGLMKALSILKPKGIKVVAELGLVRNSIGSDAFVTDEIITSHAGVRVRIGNTDAEGRLVLVDLLSHLRLQAQTAVNPQLFSVATLTGHVVRAYGGYPALIENSAAKNQGIAATLAEVGQLWGEPFEVSRLRPEDFDKVADKNAAADVVSSNNGPSSITARGHQYPAAFLIKASGLTETELAFTHIDIAGSAVEGDPLYGKPTASPLVALLQFSK
- the dnaK gene encoding molecular chaperone DnaK; this encodes MGKIIGIDLGTTNSCVAVLDGGKARVIENAEGDRTTPSIIAYTDDEIIVGQPAKRQAVTNPTNTFFAIKRLIGRRFKDDEVQRDVNIMPFKIIGADNGDAWVESRGNKMAPPQVSAEILKKMKKTAEDFLGEEVTEAVITVPAYFNDSQRQATKDAGRIAGLDVKRIINEPTAAALAYGIDKKQGDNIVAVYDLGGGTFDISIIEIDSNDGDQTFEVLATNGDTHLGGEDFDNRMINYLADEFKKEQGLDLRRDPLAMQRLKEAAEKAKIELSSTNHTEVNLPYITADASGPKHLVVKITRAKLESLVEDLIQRTLEPLKVALADADLKVTDINEVILVGGQTRMPKVQEAVTNFFGKEPRKDVNPDEAVAVGAAIQAGVLSGEVKDVLLLDVTPLSLGIETMGSVMTKLIEKNTTIPTKAQQVFSTADDNQSAVTIHVLQGERKQASANKSLGQFNLEGIEPAPRGQPQVEVMFDIDADGILHVSATDKKTGKKQNITIKASSGLSDEEVEQMVRDAEAHADEDAKFEELVKARNQADGLAHSTKKQVEEAGDALASDEKEKIEAAIATLETAIKGKDKEAMDTATQALIEASAKLMEIAQAKAQGDAEGQAQDAGQDKPADDVVDAEFEEVKDDKK
- the proB gene encoding glutamate 5-kinase, whose protein sequence is MGYRRVVVKLGTSVLTSGSKKLDKAHMVELARQMASLMRSGVDVVLCTSGAIAAGREHLQYPVLPDNMANKQLLAAVGQSQLILAWSQLFSIYGLHVGQLLLTRADLQDRERYLNARDTLNALLAHNIIPIINENDAVATNEIKVGDNDNLSARAALLCDADLLILLTDQKGLFDADPRTHPDAQLIKQVVNIDDSLRLLAGGSVSGLGTGGMATKLEAADVARRAGIEVVIASGHHPDVIAKVAARESVGTHFSAIENPLESRKQWILAGPASQGKLVVDAGASVAVVANGRSLLSKGIVDVEGHFERGATLLIVNQTGKILAKGISRYCANDLIKISGKHSDDIESLLGYNYGDAVVHRNDMVVLDN